One Setaria viridis chromosome 5, Setaria_viridis_v4.0, whole genome shotgun sequence genomic region harbors:
- the LOC117859165 gene encoding VQ motif-containing protein 4: MEVSTKQLLPVPHRQDPNSPSSSTSSSSSSSTSPSHPHHHRAQPHNLPPSPRPIPRTIDTTPFPTTFVQADTTSFKQVVQMLTGAEQPAKNDATTAAAAAGSSGSAGTSGGGQAAGGPCRPKKPSFKLYERRSSMKNLKMIAPLAMGPPPSPRRATPEILSPSVLDFPSLRLSSPVTPLTGDPFNRSPASTSSSEEAERAAIAERGFFLHPSPRGAEPPRLLPLFPVTSPRMAAPAAAPSE; the protein is encoded by the coding sequence ATGGAGGTCTCGACCAAGCAGCTCCTCCCCGTGCCTCATCGGCAGGACCCCAACTCCCCTTCCTCTTCCacctcttcgtcgtcgtcgtcctccacctcACCGTCtcacccccaccaccaccgcgcgcAACCCCACAACCTCCCACCGTCCCCCCGGCCCATCCCGCGCACCATCGACACCACGCCGTTCCCCACCACCTTCGTCCAGGCCGACACCACGTCCTTCAAGCAGGTCGTCCAGATGCTCACCGGCGCCGAACAGCCAGCCAAGAACgacgcgacgacggcggcagcggccgcgggcagcagcggcagcgccgggaCCAGCGGTGGAGGCCAGGCGGCTGGCGGGCCGTGCCGGCCCAAGAAGCCGTCTTTCAAGCTGTACGAGCGGCGGAGCAGCATGAAGAACCTCAAGATGATCGCGCCGCTGGCGATGggcccgccgccatcgccgcggaGGGCCACGCCGGAGATCCTCTCGCCGAGCGTGCTGGACTTCCCGTCCCTGAGGCTCAGCAGCCCGGTGACGCCGCTGACCGGCGACCCCTTCAACCGCTCGCCGGCTTCGACGTCGTCCTCCGAGGAGGCCGAGCGCGCGGCCATCGCCGAGAGGGGGTTCTTCCTCCACCCGTCCCCGAGGGGCGCCGAGCCGCCGCGCCTGCTCCCGCTCTTCCCCGTCACCTCGCCCCGGATggccgcccccgcggcggcgccgtccgaGTGA
- the LOC117857928 gene encoding dynamin-related protein 5A, which produces MAASALSSPAVSRTPNPKSAAAPPPSPSTRRAVADAASAAAAAAAADSKARFEAYNRLQAAAVAFGEKLPIPEIVAIGGQSDGKSSLLEALLGFRFNVREVEMGTRRPLVLQMVHDPTALEPRCRFQEEDSEEYGSPMVVATAIADLIKQRTESHLRKIQAAVSSKPIVMRAEYAHCPNLTIIDTPGFVLKAKRGEPESTPDEILSMVKSLATPPHRLVLFLQQSSVEWCSSIWLDTLKEIDPTFRRTMVVISKFDNRLKEFTERWEVDTFLSASGYLGDNIHPFFVALPKDRGTISNEEFRRQICQVDIDVLRHLRDNVKGGFNEEKYGSHIGFSCLRKYLESELQKRYKEAAPATLALLEQRCSEVSMELTRIDSKLQATSDVSQLRRSAMLHAASICTHLRALLDGAADPAPEIWGKTTDEEQMHSGIVSWPGINVPVKPANSTLKLYGGAAFERVMHEFRCATYSMECPQVSREKVANILLAHAGRGGSSGLTEAAAEIARAAARSWLAPLIDTACDRLAFVLQSLFDLAMERNRNKDSQYQSVEDMDGYVGFLAALRCSYYKFVKELSKQCKQIVRHHLDSVTSPYSHICYESDSLSGIGSVANSMNRFNHFPGVTSFDLSDSGSALDEAQENMPPKDQQHMTPPTKGNESKDILRESQLTVPETPSPDLPSDIHGGKKKDTGIPNDGGPRKRHARMAAYTNRNHHNNSIIGADDIGSKSGSSYSTICAISARYFAKMREVLIERNVPSALNSGFLTPCRERLFLALGFELFAVNDDKFMDMFVAPGAVDTIQNERQSLLKRQKILLCCLNEFKNISRAL; this is translated from the exons ATGGCGGCGAGCGCCCTCTCGTCCCCGGCGGTGAGCCGGACGCCGAACCCGAAatcagcggcggcgccgcccccatCCCCATCCACCCGCCGGGCGGTAGCGGATGCGGCGTcggcggctgccgcggcggcggcggcggactcgaAGGCGCGGTTCGAGGCGTACAACcggctccaggcggcggcggtggcgttcgGCGAGAAGCTCCCCATCCCGGAGATCGTGGCGATTGGCGGCCAGTCGGACGGGAAGAGCTCCCTCCTGGAGGCGCTCCTCGGCTTCCGCTTCAACGTCCGCGAGGTCGAGATGGGCACCCGCCGCCCCCTTGTCCTCCAGATGGTCCATGACCCCACCGCCCTCGAGCCCAGATGCCGATTCCAG GAGGAGGACTCAGAGGAGTACGGGAGCCCGATGGTGGTGGCCACGGCCATCGCCGACCTTATCAAGCAGCGCACTGAGTCGCACCTCCGGAAGATCCAGGCCGCCGTCTCATCCAAGCCCATCGTCATGAGGGCTGAGTACGCCCACTGCCCCAACCTCACCATCATCGACACCCCAGGTTTCGTGCTTAAG GCTAAGAGAGGTGAGCCAGAGAGCACACCAGATGAGATCCTGTCGATGGTGAAATCACTAGCGACCCCACCCCACCGCCTCGTTCTGTTCCTCCAGCAGAGCAGCGTCGAATGGTGCTCGTCAATCTGGCTCGACACGCTTAAAGAGATTGATCCCACTTTCAGGCGCACCATGGTAGTCATCTCCAAGTTCGACAATCGACTCAAG GAATTCACGGAGCGTTGGGAGGTCGATACCTTCTTGAGTGCAAGCGGCTACCTTGGGGATAACATCCACCCATTCTTCGTGGCTCTTCCAAAGGACCGTGGAACAATTTCCAATGAAGAATTCCGGAGGCAGATCTGTCAGGTTGATATTGATGTGCTACGTCACTTGCGAGATAATGTGAAAGGTGGCTTTAATGAAGAGAAATACGGATCACACATTGGGTTCAGCTGCCTTAGGAAGTATCTCGAATCTGAACTTCAGAAGAGGTACAAAGAAGCTGCTCCAGCCACCCTGGCATTGTTAGAGCAGAGGTGCAGTGAAGTCTCAATGGAACTGACGAGAATAGATTCCAAACTACAAGCAACATCTGATGTCTCTCAGCTCCGGAGATCGGCGATGCTTCATGCCGCTTCTATTTGTACACATTTG CGTGCATTACTTGATGGAGCAGCCGATCCAGCTCCAGAGATATGGGGGAAAACTACGGATGAGGAACAAATGCATAGTGGTATTGTCAGCTGGCCTGGCATTAATGTGCCTGTAAAACCTGCCAACTCCACTCTTAAGCTGTATGGCGGTGCAGCTTTTGAGAGAGTAATGCATGAATTTCGTTGTGCAACATACTCAATGGAGTGCCCACAAGTATCAAGGGAGAAG GTTGCGAACATACTACTTGCTCATGCTGGAAGGGGTGGAAGCAGTGGGTTGACTGAGGCAGCAGCTGAGATAGCCCGTGCAGCTGCACGATCATGGCTTGCTCCTCTTATTGATACTGCATGTGACCGGCTTGCGTTTGTCCTACAAAGTCTGTTTGACCTCGCTATGGAGCGCAACCGCAATAAGGATTCACAAT ATCAAAGTGTCGAAGATATGGATGGCTATGTTGGCTTTCTTGCTGCTCTCCGGTGCTCATATTATAAATTTGTCAAAGAATTGTCCAAGCAGTGCAAGCAGATAGTGCGACATCACCTTGATTCAGTTACAAGCCCCTACTCCCATATTTGCTATGAGAGCGACTCTCTTAGTGGCATTGGATCTGTAGCCAACTCCATGAATAGATTTAACCACTTTCCTGGAGTTACATCCTTTGATCTATCAGACAGTGGATCGGCATTAGACGAAGCTCAGGAGAACATGCCTCCAAAAGATCAGCAGCATATGACACCACCTACTAAAGGAAATGAGTCAAAGGACATTCTCAGAGAAAGCCAGTTAACAGTACCTGAGACACCTTCTCCTGATCTTCCATCGGATATACACGGCGGTAAGAAGAAAGATACTGGGATCCCGAATGACGGTGGGCCAAGGAAGAGACATGCAAGGATGGCAGCATATACCAATAGGAATCACCATAACAACAGTATCATTGGTGCTGATGACATAGGCTCAAAGTCAGGGTCATCATACTCCACCATCTGTGCAATATCTGCTCGATATTTTGCCAAAATGCGGGAAGTCCTGATTGAAAGAAATGTTCCCTCTGCATTGAACTCTGGATTCTTAACACCATG CCGTGAAAGGTTGTTTCTGGCACTTGGCTTCGAGCTCTTTGCTGTGAATGATGACAAGTTCATGGACATGTTTGTCGCACCTGGGGCTGTTGACACTATCCAGAATGAGCGCCAGTCTCTTCTCAAACGTCAAAAGATTTTGCTCTGCTGTCTGAACGAGTTCAAGAACATCTCTCGGGCCCTGTAA